Proteins encoded by one window of Cloeon dipterum chromosome 4, ieCloDipt1.1, whole genome shotgun sequence:
- the LOC135943677 gene encoding methylglutaconyl-CoA hydratase, mitochondrial: MLASAATKQLVQLCRPASGVLLQRWFAQQASDSVVISRLQDKHNGIAVLGMNRPEAKNAFGKAFVQQFTDAVKIVKHDQSIRILIVRSLVPGVFCAGADLKERATMTDREVVEFVNRLRKLTTSVEKLPMPTIAAVDGAALGGGLELALGCDLRVVASNAKLGLVESRLAIIPGAGGTQRLPRIVGGPLAKELLFTGRIFDGKKAREYGIANHAPEQNDAKDAAFLRAMQLAEEILPSGPIALNLIKTAVDAGLQTSIDQGYKIEEQCYAHVVPTRDRIEGLLAFKEKRAPRFTGE; this comes from the exons atgtTGGCCTCCGCCGCGACAAAGCAGCTGGTCCAGCTGTGCCGGCCAGCATCCGGCGTGTTGCTGCAGCGGTGGTTCGCGCAGCAAGCGTCCGACTCGGTGGTCATCAGCCGGCTGCAGGACAAACACAATGGCATCGCCGTGCTGGGCATGAACCGTCCGGAGGCGAAGAACGCGTTCGGCAAGGCGTTTGTGCAGCAGTTCACGGACGCCGTGAAGATCGTCAAGCACGACCAGTCCATCCGGATTCTGATCGTACGCAGCCTGGTGCCTGGCGTGTTCTGTGCCGGCGCCGACCTGAAGGAGCGAGCCACCATGACAGACAG gGAGGTGGTCGAGTTCGTCAACCGATTGCGGAAGCTGACGACGTCGGTGGAGAAGCTGCCGATGCCAACGATTGCGGCCGTGGACGGTGCGGCCCTCGGGGGCGGGCTCGAGCTGGCCCTTGGCTGCGACCTGAGGGTGGTGGCCTCCAACGCAAAGCTGGGCCTCGTGGAGAGCAGACTGGCCATCATCCCCGGCGCCGGCGGCACGCAGCGTCTGCCCAGGATCGTCGGCGGGCCGCTGGCCAAGGAGCTGCTCTTCACCGGACGCATCTTCGACGGCAAGAAGGCCCGCGAATACGGCATCGCCAACCACGCGCCTGAGCAGAACGACGCCAAGGACGCAGCCTTCCTCAGGGCCATGCAGCTGGCCGAGGAGATCCTGCCGTCAGGGCCGATCGCCCTGAATCTGATCAAGACCGCCGTCGACGCGGGACTGCAGACGAGCATCGACCAGGGGTACAAAATCGAGGAGCAGTGCTACGCGCACGTCGTGCCCACCAGGGACAGAATTGAGGGGCTCCTGGCTTTCAAGGAGAAAAGGGCCCCGAGGTTCACCGGCGAGTGA
- the LOC135943672 gene encoding uncharacterized protein LOC135943672 isoform X1 yields the protein MVRTGSKALLLSLVTAALLCSALANEDTVTNQQISSKLLQFLQGQQGNRYDFKQDADVFETQLVGDTTFFLAELSPKCKDPEDALCIETGMVCQGGILAGEVSDVKCFIRESDPPAPQYKEGYLVKHSNNFVSKILDDGLMKLQRDTGRKRKVIDILSVKKRETSAGTEVYITSKVTAGTGDVMELEVCELSSTLGAPGTMQVMEMETTCFALSDDFSSAGNKMLTPDEIKSQINWALENINSDTDSVFNFTVHDTLEASEIMTHGSGGTTTLLKLELSATRCPKDARGLQWQCEPKGQPYFCTLSTWSRPWKNDILLSRPYCKLMPTAPDARKADFVGDAIKRPGYCTGCLQEVNKEDEKVTELANSAVNDINAGQLVSSPHKLVRVLSAHRQVINGVRYVLNVELTPCLQETEPCEVAEGAESTLTCRVEVIEGAVDRKRKLSSALCKPINEVTTVEPEVTEPSPQEREIYSEEDKSEEAQQFAEVPQTRAKRSNLLGSPEPIDLEKEGDKMRELAEMALKNIDDIDDDVSRRKLIDVIEAKKQLVNGVLYHLSMRIAVMPPCDNGGEDCIAGDSLPTLLCKVQVHQSQPDTPRGKPTTKVMRSECEPEGAFEVHEAENPGVAPATSGRTKRGLVGGVSPADANDPKFKEIADHAVLELDKGTNALYHRTVVKIVSARQQVVSGALYYLKLELGYSDWAKNTPKPTKIQLTEGSEREICDVQVWDRPWLNAREVTNFTCTQSVSRTRRSVGKIGGGTHDIHVGIFLKYIERHGKHYESEEEFHRRYRIFRANMKKIQYLQETEQGTAKYGPTRFADMTSEEFKRNYLGLKPTFEKKGKLIMKKAIIPNITLPDEFDWRNYNAVTPVKNQGQCGSCWAFSVTGNVEGQWAIRKGELLSLSEQELVDCDSLDSGCNGGLPSNAYEALLNIGGLETETDYPYDGKDEKCHFDKTEVRATVTGGVNITSDEDSIAKWLVKNGPISIGINANAMQFYFGGVSHPPKFLCSPKDLDHGVLIVGFGVHTTSIRHRKLPYWIVKNSWGPKWGEKGYYRVYRGDGTCGVNMMATSATVE from the exons ATGGTGCGAACGGGCAGCAAAGCCCTGCTCCTGTCCCTCGTCACCGCCGCTTTGCTTTGTTCGGCCCTGGCGAACGAGGACACAGTGACGAATCAGCAAATCTCCAGCAAACTGTTGCAGTTCCTCCAAGGACAACAAGGCAACAGATACGATTTCAAGCAGGATGCCGACGTCTTTGAGACTCAGTTGGTC GGTGACACGACCTTTTTCCTGGCCGAATTGAGTCCCAAATGCAAGGACCCTGAAGATGCCCTGTGCATCGAGACGGGAATGGTGTGTCAGGGTGGCATTCTGGCTGGTGAGGTGTCGGACGTCAAGTGCTTCATTCGCGAATCTGACCCTCCGGCGCCCCAGTACAAAGAGGGCTACCTGGTCAAGCACTCCAACAACTTCGTCTCCAAAATTCTGGACGACGGCCTTATGAAGCTGCAGAGAGACACCGGCCGCAAGAGAAAAGTCATTGACATCTTGTCCGTGAAGAAAagg gAAACCTCTGCTGGAACCGAGGTTTACATCACTTCCAAAGTGACCGCTGGAACCGGCGACGTCATGGAGCTGGAAGTGTGCGAGCTCTCTTCAACCCTCGGCGCCCCTGGCACGATGCAAGTGATGGAGATGGAAACCACCTGCTTTGCTTTGTCAGACGACTTTTCGTCCGCAGGAAACAAGATGCTCACTCCTGACGAGATCAAGTCTCAAATCAACTGGGCCCTGGAGAACATCAACTCTGATACTGATTCCGTTTTTAACTTCACTGTCCACGATACCCTGGAGGCCTCTGAAATA ATGACTCACGGCTCTGGAGGAACCACAACCTTGCTCAAACTGGAGTTGTCTGCGACCAGATGTCCCAAGGACGCTCGCGGGCTGCAGTGGCAGTGCGAGCCAAAGGGACAGCCTTACTTCTGCACCCTGTCAACCTGGTCCAGGCCTTGGAAGAATGATATTCTGCTCTCTCGCCCTTACTGCAAGCTCATGCCCACTGCCCCTGATGCCAGAAAAG CTGATTTTGTTGGGGATGCAATCAAGCGCCCTGGCTACTGCACCGGCTGCCTTCAGGAAGTGAACAAAGAGGATGAAAAGGTTACTGAACTTgccaactctgctgtgaatgaCATAAACGCTGGACAGTTGGTCTCCAGTCCGCATAAACTCGTCAGGGTGCTGTCCGCCCACCGACAG gtgATTAACGGTGTCCGCTACGTTTTGAACGTCGAACTGACGCCCTGCCTGCAAGAGACTGAGCCTTGTGAAGTGGCCGAGGGGGCTGAGAGCACTTTGACATGCCGCGTTGAGGTCATCGAAGGTGCCGTCGACAGGAAGAGGAAACTCTCCAGCGCCCTGTGCAAGCCGATCAATGAAGTAACGACCGTTGAGCCTGAAGTGACCGAGCCATCCCCTCAGGAGCGAGAAATTTACAGCGAAGAAGACAAGTCAGAGGAGGCCCAGCAGTTTGCTGAAGTTCCTCAGACAAGGGCGAAACGATCAAACCTCTTGGGCAGCCCTGAACCCATCGATTTGGAGAAGGAAGGCGATAAGATGAGGGAACTGGCTGAAATGGCCCTCAAGAATATTGATGACATTGACGACGATGTCAGCAGAAGGAAGCTGATTGATGTTATTGAAGCGAAAAAACAG CTTGTAAATGGCGTTTTGTACCATCTGTCCATGCGAATTGCGGTGATGCCCCCTTGCGACAACGGAGGTGAGGACTGCATCGCCGGCGACTCCCTTCCCACGCTCCTCTGCAAGGTGCAGGTGCACCAGTCCCAACCTGACACGCCCAGAGGCAAACCAACGACCAAGGTCATGCGATCGGAATGCGAACCCGAGG GCGCCTTTGAAGTGCACGAGGCTGAAAATCCTGGCGTCGCACCTGCGACAAGTGGAAGAACCAAGCGTGGTTTAGTTGGTGGCGTGTCACCAGCCGACGCGAACGACCctaaattcaaagaaatcgcCGATCACGCCGTGCTTGAGCTGGACAAAGGAACCAACGCACTCTACCACAGAACAGTTGTCAAAATTGTCTCTGCCAGGCAGCAAGTGGTTTCTGGAGCTTTGTACTACCTGAAACTGGAGCTTGGCTACAGTGACTGGGCAAAGAACACGCCCAAGCCGACCAAAATCCAGCTGACTGAAGGCTCAGAAAGGGAAATTTGCGACGTCCAGGTGTGGGATCGACCCTGGTTGAATGCAAGGGAGGTGACTAACTTTACTTGCACACAGTCTGTGTCGAGGACAAGGCGG TCTGTCGGAAAGATTGGTGGAGGCACCCATGACATCCATGTTGGAATTTTCCTCAAGTACATTGAGCGTCACGGCAAACATTACGAATCAGAGGAAGAATTCCACAGGCGATACCGCATTTTCCGCGCCAACATGAAGAAGATCCAGTACCTGCAGGAAACCGAGCAGGGCACCGCCAAGTACGGGCCAACCAGATTTGCCGACATGACAA GCGAGGAGTTTAAGCGAAACTACCTAGGACTCAAACCCACTTTTGAAAAGAAGGGAAAGCTCATCATGAAGAAAGCTATTATTCCGAATATTACCCTCCCTGATGAGTTCGACTGGCGCAACTACAATGCTGTCACTCCAGTTAAAAATCAg GGTCAATGTGGATCTTGCTGGGCTTTCTCAGTCACTGGCAACGTCGAAGGTCAGTGGGCCATCCGCAAGGGAGAACTTCTCTCCCTTTCTGAGCAGGAGCTGGTCGACTGcgacagcctggacagcggCTGCAACGGAGGTTTGCCTAGCAACGCCTACGAGGCTCTCTTGAACATCGGTGGTCTGGAGACTGAAACCGACTATCCATATGACGGCAAGGACGAAAAGTGCCACTTTGACAAGACCGAGGTGCGCGCTACCGTCACTGGCGGAGTGAACATTACTTCAGACGAAGACAGCATCGCCAAGTGGCTCGTCAAGAACGGACCTATCTCTATAGGCATCAATGCGAATGCCATGCAG TTCTACTTTGGAGGCGTGTCTCACCCTCCAAAATTCTTGTGCAGCCCCAAGGACCTTGATCACGGAGTCCTCATTGTCGGCTTTGGTGTTCACA CAACCTCTATCCGCCACCGCAAACTCCCTTACTGGATCGTGAAAAACAGCTGGGGTCCCAAATGGGGTGAAAAG gGTTACTACCGAGTGTACCGCGGTGATGGAACCTGTGGTGTCAACATGATGGCCACCTCGGCCACGGTGGAGTAA
- the LOC135942774 gene encoding zinc finger protein 524-like, producing the protein MESIFCCLCNAQPFDCLLSLQHHLMFQHTQNDLCLALIVLANKFLYAPVPLRTPQFDDFFSRHPYLLGLSAPTPTLDPFYSIFGPGCQSPVMPNESNNSPPACGNQRRTTISLPLPDSPSTSGVQNQSNERMFGRPRLPSSQQTTEIDVVNFSSQDSAVAVDTGLTETFDPFQELYVKNPNNPRKFECDECSKSYKLKSHLTRHKATVHSEESPHECEFCDKRFKVKERLNTHLRSHKVLNPFSCRLCPKKFAKATFLKHHIRTSHEKLPLKCGSCSYVFTSEAMLRLHASKAHHQDKPAKREKQRIMHDNAKENDAAAALVFCDMCNKAFESKYRLISHLKCHRDE; encoded by the exons atg GAGTCGATATTTTGCTGCTTGTGCAACGCGCAGCCGTTCGACTGTCTGCTCTCCCTGCAGCACCACCTGATGTTCCAGCACACGCAGAACGATCTGTGCCTGGCCCTGATCGTGCTGGCCAACAAATTCTTGTACGCACCCGTTCCGCTGCGCACCCCGCAGTTTGACGACTTCTTCAGCAGACACCCCTACCTGTTGGGTCTGTCGGCGCCGACGCCGACGCTGGACCCGTTTTACAGCATCTTCGGCCCAGGCTGCCAATCGCCTGTGATGCCGAACGAGAGCAATAATAGTCCTCCCGCCTGTGGCAACCAGCGGAGGACCACAATCTCACTGCCGCTCCCAGACAGCCCCAGCACCTCAG GTGTCCAGAACCAGAGCAACGAACGCATGTTCGGTCGTCCAAGGCTCCCCTCATCGCAACAAACAACGGAAATCGACGTGGTCAATTTCTCATCCCAAGACTCCGCCGTCGCCGTGGACACTGGATTGACAGAAACATTCGACCCCTTTCAAGAACTATACGTGAAAAATCCTAATAATCCGCGCAAATTCGAGTGCGACGAGTGCAGCAAGAGTTACAAACTCAAGTCGCACCTGACGAGACACAAGGCCACTGTGCACTCGGAGGAGAGCCCGCACGAGTGCGAGTTCTGCGACAAGAGATTCAAAGTGAAGGAGCGGCTCAATACGCACTTGCGCTCGCACAAGGTGCTCAATCCGTTCAGCTGCAGGCTGTGTCCCAAGAAATTCGCCAAAGCCACCTTCCTGAAACACCACATTCGAACCAGCCACGAGAAATTGCCACTCAAGTGCGGCTCCTGCTCCTACGTGTTCACCTCCGAAGCGATGCTGCGGCTGCACGCGAGCAAGGCTCACCACCAGGACAAACCGGCGAAGCGCGAGAAACAGCGCATTATGCACGACAACGCGAAGGAAAACGACGCAGCTGCGGCACTCGTCTTCTGCGACATGTGCAATAAGGCCTTTGAGAGTAAATACAGATTGATTAGTCACCTCAAGTGTCATCGTGACGAGTGA
- the LOC135943672 gene encoding uncharacterized protein LOC135943672 isoform X2, with the protein MVRTGSKALLLSLVTAALLCSALANEDTVTNQQISSKLLQFLQGQQGNRYDFKQDADVFETQLVGDTTFFLAELSPKCKDPEDALCIETGMVCQGGILAGEVSDVKCFIRESDPPAPQYKEGYLVKHSNNFVSKILDDGLMKLQRDTGRKRKVIDILSVKKRETSAGTEVYITSKVTAGTGDVMELEVCELSSTLGAPGTMQVMEMETTCFALSDDFSSAGNKMLTPDEIKSQINWALENINSDTDSVFNFTVHDTLEASEIMTHGSGGTTTLLKLELSATRCPKDARGLQWQCEPKGQPYFCTLSTWSRPWKNDILLSRPYCKLMPTAPDARKADFVGDAIKRPGYCTGCLQEVNKEDEKVTELANSAVNDINAGQLVSSPHKLVRVLSAHRQVINGVRYVLNVELTPCLQETEPCEVAEGAESTLTCRVEVIEGAVDRKRKLSSALCKPINEVTTVEPEVTEPSPQEREIYSEEDKSEEAQQFAEVPQTRAKRSNLLGSPEPIDLEKEGDKMRELAEMALKNIDDIDDDVSRRKLIDVIEAKKQLVNGVLYHLSMRIAVMPPCDNGGEDCIAGDSLPTLLCKVQVHQSQPDTPRGKPTTKVMRSECEPEGAFEVHEAENPGVAPATSGRTKRGLVGGVSPADANDPKFKEIADHAVLELDKGTNALYHRTVVKIVSARQQVVSGALYYLKLELGYSDWAKNTPKPTKIQLTEGSEREICDVQVWDRPWLNAREVTNFTCTQSVSRTRRSVGKIGGGTHDIHVGIFLKYIERHGKHYESEEEFHRRYRIFRANMKKIQYLQETEQGTAKYGPTRFADMTSEEFKRNYLGLKPTFEKKGKLIMKKAIIPNITLPDEFDWRNYNAVTPVKNQGQCGSCWAFSVTGNVEGQWAIRKGELLSLSEQELVDCDSLDSGCNGGLPSNAYEALLNIGGLETETDYPYDGKDEKCHFDKTEVRATVTGGVNITSDEDSIAKWLVKNGPISIGINANAMQFYFGGVSHPPKFLCSPKDLDHGVLIVGFGVHTYPLFNKTLPFWTVKNSWGPQWGEQGYYRVYRGDGTCGVNMMATSATVE; encoded by the exons ATGGTGCGAACGGGCAGCAAAGCCCTGCTCCTGTCCCTCGTCACCGCCGCTTTGCTTTGTTCGGCCCTGGCGAACGAGGACACAGTGACGAATCAGCAAATCTCCAGCAAACTGTTGCAGTTCCTCCAAGGACAACAAGGCAACAGATACGATTTCAAGCAGGATGCCGACGTCTTTGAGACTCAGTTGGTC GGTGACACGACCTTTTTCCTGGCCGAATTGAGTCCCAAATGCAAGGACCCTGAAGATGCCCTGTGCATCGAGACGGGAATGGTGTGTCAGGGTGGCATTCTGGCTGGTGAGGTGTCGGACGTCAAGTGCTTCATTCGCGAATCTGACCCTCCGGCGCCCCAGTACAAAGAGGGCTACCTGGTCAAGCACTCCAACAACTTCGTCTCCAAAATTCTGGACGACGGCCTTATGAAGCTGCAGAGAGACACCGGCCGCAAGAGAAAAGTCATTGACATCTTGTCCGTGAAGAAAagg gAAACCTCTGCTGGAACCGAGGTTTACATCACTTCCAAAGTGACCGCTGGAACCGGCGACGTCATGGAGCTGGAAGTGTGCGAGCTCTCTTCAACCCTCGGCGCCCCTGGCACGATGCAAGTGATGGAGATGGAAACCACCTGCTTTGCTTTGTCAGACGACTTTTCGTCCGCAGGAAACAAGATGCTCACTCCTGACGAGATCAAGTCTCAAATCAACTGGGCCCTGGAGAACATCAACTCTGATACTGATTCCGTTTTTAACTTCACTGTCCACGATACCCTGGAGGCCTCTGAAATA ATGACTCACGGCTCTGGAGGAACCACAACCTTGCTCAAACTGGAGTTGTCTGCGACCAGATGTCCCAAGGACGCTCGCGGGCTGCAGTGGCAGTGCGAGCCAAAGGGACAGCCTTACTTCTGCACCCTGTCAACCTGGTCCAGGCCTTGGAAGAATGATATTCTGCTCTCTCGCCCTTACTGCAAGCTCATGCCCACTGCCCCTGATGCCAGAAAAG CTGATTTTGTTGGGGATGCAATCAAGCGCCCTGGCTACTGCACCGGCTGCCTTCAGGAAGTGAACAAAGAGGATGAAAAGGTTACTGAACTTgccaactctgctgtgaatgaCATAAACGCTGGACAGTTGGTCTCCAGTCCGCATAAACTCGTCAGGGTGCTGTCCGCCCACCGACAG gtgATTAACGGTGTCCGCTACGTTTTGAACGTCGAACTGACGCCCTGCCTGCAAGAGACTGAGCCTTGTGAAGTGGCCGAGGGGGCTGAGAGCACTTTGACATGCCGCGTTGAGGTCATCGAAGGTGCCGTCGACAGGAAGAGGAAACTCTCCAGCGCCCTGTGCAAGCCGATCAATGAAGTAACGACCGTTGAGCCTGAAGTGACCGAGCCATCCCCTCAGGAGCGAGAAATTTACAGCGAAGAAGACAAGTCAGAGGAGGCCCAGCAGTTTGCTGAAGTTCCTCAGACAAGGGCGAAACGATCAAACCTCTTGGGCAGCCCTGAACCCATCGATTTGGAGAAGGAAGGCGATAAGATGAGGGAACTGGCTGAAATGGCCCTCAAGAATATTGATGACATTGACGACGATGTCAGCAGAAGGAAGCTGATTGATGTTATTGAAGCGAAAAAACAG CTTGTAAATGGCGTTTTGTACCATCTGTCCATGCGAATTGCGGTGATGCCCCCTTGCGACAACGGAGGTGAGGACTGCATCGCCGGCGACTCCCTTCCCACGCTCCTCTGCAAGGTGCAGGTGCACCAGTCCCAACCTGACACGCCCAGAGGCAAACCAACGACCAAGGTCATGCGATCGGAATGCGAACCCGAGG GCGCCTTTGAAGTGCACGAGGCTGAAAATCCTGGCGTCGCACCTGCGACAAGTGGAAGAACCAAGCGTGGTTTAGTTGGTGGCGTGTCACCAGCCGACGCGAACGACCctaaattcaaagaaatcgcCGATCACGCCGTGCTTGAGCTGGACAAAGGAACCAACGCACTCTACCACAGAACAGTTGTCAAAATTGTCTCTGCCAGGCAGCAAGTGGTTTCTGGAGCTTTGTACTACCTGAAACTGGAGCTTGGCTACAGTGACTGGGCAAAGAACACGCCCAAGCCGACCAAAATCCAGCTGACTGAAGGCTCAGAAAGGGAAATTTGCGACGTCCAGGTGTGGGATCGACCCTGGTTGAATGCAAGGGAGGTGACTAACTTTACTTGCACACAGTCTGTGTCGAGGACAAGGCGG TCTGTCGGAAAGATTGGTGGAGGCACCCATGACATCCATGTTGGAATTTTCCTCAAGTACATTGAGCGTCACGGCAAACATTACGAATCAGAGGAAGAATTCCACAGGCGATACCGCATTTTCCGCGCCAACATGAAGAAGATCCAGTACCTGCAGGAAACCGAGCAGGGCACCGCCAAGTACGGGCCAACCAGATTTGCCGACATGACAA GCGAGGAGTTTAAGCGAAACTACCTAGGACTCAAACCCACTTTTGAAAAGAAGGGAAAGCTCATCATGAAGAAAGCTATTATTCCGAATATTACCCTCCCTGATGAGTTCGACTGGCGCAACTACAATGCTGTCACTCCAGTTAAAAATCAg GGTCAATGTGGATCTTGCTGGGCTTTCTCAGTCACTGGCAACGTCGAAGGTCAGTGGGCCATCCGCAAGGGAGAACTTCTCTCCCTTTCTGAGCAGGAGCTGGTCGACTGcgacagcctggacagcggCTGCAACGGAGGTTTGCCTAGCAACGCCTACGAGGCTCTCTTGAACATCGGTGGTCTGGAGACTGAAACCGACTATCCATATGACGGCAAGGACGAAAAGTGCCACTTTGACAAGACCGAGGTGCGCGCTACCGTCACTGGCGGAGTGAACATTACTTCAGACGAAGACAGCATCGCCAAGTGGCTCGTCAAGAACGGACCTATCTCTATAGGCATCAATGCGAATGCCATGCAG TTCTACTTTGGAGGCGTGTCTCACCCTCCAAAATTCTTGTGCAGCCCCAAGGACCTTGATCACGGAGTCCTCATTGTCGGCTTTGGTGTTCACA CGTATCCGCTGTTCAACAAGACGCTCCCCTTCTGGACTGTAAAGAACAGTTGGGGACCGCAGTGGGGCGAACAG gGTTACTACCGAGTGTACCGCGGTGATGGAACCTGTGGTGTCAACATGATGGCCACCTCGGCCACGGTGGAGTAA
- the mRpS22 gene encoding small ribosomal subunit protein mS22 — MIGMRLLRHALRTEARNHLKVVRHFSKDSDAMNSGVERDPSQTFISPEVQSLLKELTAVNLGKVFEIKRYQEKLGTPKYKFMTDEEVEIARNKAVQQSAEKLQMPPVLLARKENPEVLARDPILKGYDPDNSTYVFTDITFGKSDHDRLIVKREPDGTLSKVTWEERDNINQVYFPFPGRKWTLPKMFEPEYFDDLMKREEYVFILDRACVQFEPNHPKYIEITQKTYETINEKKSFDKLRSTRHFGPLAFHLAWNKQIDNLVLECLQKERIDDAVRAIQLLHIIHQDSKSINVQFDGNNHMEFIKNYTNTDSLKQGALSLAIETFEQTALQRQELLSVHNS, encoded by the exons ATGATTGGGATGAGGTTACTGCGGCATGCTCTCAGAACTGAGGCAAGAAATCATTTGAAGGTAGTGAGACACTTTTCCAAAGATTCCGATGCGATGAACAGTG GAGTTGAGAGGGACCCTAGTCAGACATTTATTTCTCCAGAAGTCCAGAGTTTGCTGAAAGAATTAACGGCTGTAAATTTGGGCAAGGTCTTTGAGATTAAAAGATACCAGGAGAAACTTGGCACtccaaaatacaaattcatGACAGACGAGGAAGTGGAAATT GCGCGTAATAAAGCAGTGCAGCAAAGTGCCGAGAAACTGCAGATGCCTCCAGTGTTGCTggcaagaaaagaaaatcctGAAGTGCTCGCTAGGGATCCGATTTTAAAGGGCTACGATCCTGACAACTCGACCTACGTTTTCACAGACATCACATTCGGAAAATCAGATCAT GACCGACTGATTGTGAAAAGAGAACCGGACGGCACTTTGAGCAAAGTGACTTGGGAGGAGCGAGATAATATCAATCAGGTCTATTTCCCGTTCCCAGGGAGGAAATGGACGCTGCCCAAGATGTTTGAGCCTGAATATTTTGAT GATCTTATGAAAAGAGAAGAGTACGTATTCATCCTGGACAGGGCCTGCGTCCAATTCGAGCCAAACCACCCAAAATATATCGAGATCACTCAGAAAACGTATGAAACAATCAACGAGAAGAAGTCCTTTGATAAACTGCGATCGACCAGACATTTTGGACCGTTGGCGTTCCACCTTGCTTGGAACAAGCAGATCGATAATCTGGTTTTAGAGTGTTTGCAGAAGGAAAG aaTTGACGATGCTGTTCGCGCTATTCAATTGCTCCACATCATTCATCAGGACTCGAAGTCGATAAATGTCCAGTTTGATGGCAACAACCACATGGAATTCATCAAG aactACACAAACACAGACAGCCTGAAGCAGGGAGCTTTGAGTCTCGCGATTGAAACTTTTGAACAGACAGCCCTTCAGAGACAAGAACTGCTGTCAGTCCACAACAGCTAA